The Actinotalea sp. JY-7876 sequence CGAGGGGCGCGACGAGCTCGTCGTGTACAAGCACATGTGGCACGACGGGGCCCCGCACCAGGGCCAGTGCGAGGGCTGCACCGTCTCGGCGTGGCACCTCAAGGACGCCGTCTACCTCAACGCCCGCGGCGTCTCCTTCGCGATCGTCACCGAGGGCCCGTGGGACGAGGTCGCCCCCTTCCTCGCGTTCATGGGCTACACCCAGCCCTGGTACTCCGTCCGCGGCCTCGACGAACCGCTCGGCGGCGAGATGGGGCACCTGTCGAGCTTCCTGCGCGACGGCGACCGGGCGTTCCTCACGTACTCCACGACCGGCCGGGGCACCGAGCCGGCCAGCGGGTCCTTCGCCCTGCTCGACATGACGCCCTACGGCCGCCGCGAGGCGTGGGAGGACCAGCCCGAGGGCCGACCCGAGGGGCACGATCCGTGCTGGTACTGGCGCACCGACGCCGAGGGCACCGCGACGTGGGGCGAGACCGGCCGCCCGACGCCGCAGTGGACCCGGCCCGGGGCGGGGCCGGTCGAGTCGCTCGGGCGCCACGACCACCACCACTGACCCGCCGCCCGACGTACGCGCCGGCGCGAGCCGATCGACGGCTACGCGTGCGCGGCCCGCTCGTGGGCGTCGTGGCCGATCGGCTCCAGCTGGAACGTGCAGTGGTCGGTGTCGAAGTGCTCCCCGAGGCACTCGCCGAGGGCGTCGAGCACCGCGCCCGCACGCCCGAGGGCGAGGCACTCGTCGTCGACGACGACGTGGGCGGACAGCGCCGGCACGCCGCTCGTGATGGTCCACGCGTGCAGGTCGTGGACGTCGACGACTCCCGGGACGCGCTTCATGTGGGTGCGCACGCGGTCCAGGTCGATGCCCCGTGGCGTGGCCTCGAGCAGGACGTCCAGCACGTCGCGCAGCAGCGCCCAGGCGCGCGGGAGGATGACCAGCCCGATCGCGGCCGACGCCACGACGTCCGCGCGCACCCAGCCCGTCGTCGCGATGACGACGCCCGCGACGACGACGGCGACGGAACCGAGCAGGTCCCCGAGCACCTCGAGGTAGGCGCCGCGCACGTTGAGGCTCTCGTGGCGGCCACCGCGCAGCAGCAGCAGGCCCACCACGTTGGCCGCCGCGCCCACCAGGGCGACGGCGATCATGGGCCCGGTGGCGACGTCCGGTGGCGCGCCCCAGCGGCGCACGGCCTCGACGACGACCCACACGCCGAGCCCGCCGAGCAGCAGCGCGTTCGCCAGCGCGGCCAGCACCTCGGCGCGCTGGAGGCCGAAGGTGCGCGTGCTCGTCGCCGGCCGCCCGGCCAGGCGCGCGCCGAGCAGCGCGATCGCCAGCCCGGCGGCGTCCGTGAGCATGTGGCCCGCGTCGGCCAGCAGCGCGAGCGAGCCGGACACGACGCCGCCGACGACCTGCGCCGCCGCGACGGTCAGGGTGATCGCCAGGACAGTGGCGAGCCGCCCGCGGTGGCGTCCGGTCGCCGTCGACGCGCCGTGGCCGTGCGCGTGGCCGCCCATCAGTCGTCGTCCTCGTCGCCGTCCTCGACCAGCTCGCCCTCCCACGCCTCGCGTCCCTCGTGGATCGCGAAGGCCGCGATGACGAAGCCGGCGACGGGATCGAGCCACGCCGCCCCGGTGAGCTCGAAGAACACGAGCCCTGCGAGCGTCGAGGCGCTGAGCAGGACGCAGATGCGGGTCTCGGCGGCGTCGGCCAGCACCAGCGGGTCCGCCAGCGCCAGGCCGACCCGCCGCTTGGCCGCGGCGAGCACGGGCATCACGATCACCGAGGCGACCAGCACCCCGACGGCGAGCGGTGAGCGCTCGGGCCCCTCGCCGTCCACGAGGCTGCGCACCCCTTCGACGACGACGTACGCGGCGAGCACGAAGAACGTCACCGCGACGGCGCGCAGGGTGAGGCGTTCGCGACGCTCGTCCGTGCCGCCGTCGCGCAGCCGGGCGCTCAGGCGCAGCGCGACCAGGACGGCGGCGGCGGACTCGATCCCCGAGTCCACGCCGAACCCGATCACCGACACCAGCCCTGCGGCGACGCCGGCGCCGATCGCGACGACGCCCTCGACCACGTTGTACGCGACGGTGAGCTGCGCGAGCCGCAGCGCCCGGCGCGTGAGGGCCTCCGTCCCCGCGGCGGGCCTGACGCCGGCCCGCGTCACCGACGGCTCCCGTACGTCGAGCACAGCACGACGGCGTCGCCGGTGAGCGCGAGCAGCTGCTCCGCGGCGGCGAGGAGCGCCTGCGTCGCGTCCGGGTGGGCCAGCGAGTACACGGACGCCCGGCCCTGGGGCCGC is a genomic window containing:
- a CDS encoding DUF899 family protein — encoded protein: MTTPTHARPGGTQRPGRPPIVDQAAWDAARDELLLREKAHTHEGDAIAAARRRLPMVELDATTPVVGAQGAVPFLDLFEGRDELVVYKHMWHDGAPHQGQCEGCTVSAWHLKDAVYLNARGVSFAIVTEGPWDEVAPFLAFMGYTQPWYSVRGLDEPLGGEMGHLSSFLRDGDRAFLTYSTTGRGTEPASGSFALLDMTPYGRREAWEDQPEGRPEGHDPCWYWRTDAEGTATWGETGRPTPQWTRPGAGPVESLGRHDHHH
- a CDS encoding cation diffusion facilitator family transporter, whose product is MGGHAHGHGASTATGRHRGRLATVLAITLTVAAAQVVGGVVSGSLALLADAGHMLTDAAGLAIALLGARLAGRPATSTRTFGLQRAEVLAALANALLLGGLGVWVVVEAVRRWGAPPDVATGPMIAVALVGAAANVVGLLLLRGGRHESLNVRGAYLEVLGDLLGSVAVVVAGVVIATTGWVRADVVASAAIGLVILPRAWALLRDVLDVLLEATPRGIDLDRVRTHMKRVPGVVDVHDLHAWTITSGVPALSAHVVVDDECLALGRAGAVLDALGECLGEHFDTDHCTFQLEPIGHDAHERAAHA
- a CDS encoding cation diffusion facilitator family transporter; translated protein: MTRAGVRPAAGTEALTRRALRLAQLTVAYNVVEGVVAIGAGVAAGLVSVIGFGVDSGIESAAAVLVALRLSARLRDGGTDERRERLTLRAVAVTFFVLAAYVVVEGVRSLVDGEGPERSPLAVGVLVASVIVMPVLAAAKRRVGLALADPLVLADAAETRICVLLSASTLAGLVFFELTGAAWLDPVAGFVIAAFAIHEGREAWEGELVEDGDEDDD